Proteins encoded together in one Desulfovibrio porci window:
- the ahpC gene encoding alkyl hydroperoxide reductase subunit C, whose translation MENLINKKVEPFTVQAFHNGELKDVSESDLLGHWSVIFFYPADFTFVCPTELEDLSDHYEQFRKLNCELYSVSTDSAYVHKAWADASPNIAKIRYPMLSDSAAWLSRFFGVYIEATGQALRGTFIINPQGEVKAYEVHDLGIGRNAEELVRKVEAAQFVAEHGDQVCPAKWKPGAATLKPGLDLVGKL comes from the coding sequence ATGGAAAATCTGATCAACAAGAAAGTGGAACCCTTCACCGTCCAGGCTTTTCACAACGGCGAACTGAAGGATGTCAGCGAATCTGATCTGTTGGGGCACTGGTCGGTGATCTTCTTCTATCCGGCGGACTTCACCTTTGTCTGCCCCACGGAACTGGAAGACCTTTCGGACCATTACGAGCAGTTCCGGAAGCTGAACTGCGAACTGTACTCCGTGTCCACGGACAGCGCCTATGTGCATAAAGCCTGGGCCGACGCCTCGCCGAACATCGCCAAAATCCGCTATCCCATGCTTTCGGACAGCGCCGCCTGGCTGTCCCGCTTCTTCGGCGTCTATATTGAAGCCACGGGCCAGGCCCTGCGCGGTACCTTCATCATCAACCCGCAGGGTGAAGTCAAGGCCTATGAAGTGCACGACCTGGGCATCGGCCGCAACGCCGAGGAACTGGTGCGCAAGGTGGAAGCCGCCCAGTTCGTGGCCGAGCACGGCGATCAGGTCTGCCCGGCCAAGTGGAAGCCCGGCGCGGCGACTTTGAAGCCGGGGCTGGATCTGGTGGGCAAACTGTAG
- the thiC gene encoding phosphomethylpyrimidine synthase ThiC, whose amino-acid sequence MTSSLCSKNAALRGLLDRHLSALAQEEGLTPESITSALEEGSMVLLGNPAHDGLKPILVGQPSRIKVNANLGTSPLCNCPETENRKIKAALDAGADTVMDLSIAGDLDAIRAGMLKACPLPLGTVPMYAVGQQILDAERDISSMQPDDLFAEIEKQARQGVDFITVHCGLSRRGAELAVKDNRVLGIVSRGGSMLARWMLENNRENPLLEYFDRLLELCLPYNVTLSLGDGLRPGAGVDAGDAAQWEEVINLGQLAKYALEKGVQCMIEGPGHVPLNQVRTQIQGIKRLTNNAPLYVLGPLCCDSAPGYDHIAGAIGGALGVEAGVDFLCYLTPAEHLTLPDVDDVRAGVMASRVAAHVGEVALGRPRAVEREAAMNAARKALDWEGMSKAALDPDQLAKRREAHKSEEVCAMCGKFCSVKMLRGH is encoded by the coding sequence ATGACATCTTCGCTCTGTTCAAAAAACGCCGCCCTGCGCGGCCTGCTCGACCGGCATCTGTCCGCCCTGGCCCAGGAGGAAGGCCTGACCCCGGAAAGCATCACCAGCGCCCTGGAAGAAGGCAGCATGGTGCTTCTGGGCAACCCGGCCCATGACGGCCTCAAGCCCATTCTGGTGGGCCAGCCGTCCCGGATCAAGGTCAACGCCAACCTCGGCACGTCGCCGCTCTGCAACTGCCCGGAAACCGAAAACCGCAAAATCAAGGCCGCCCTGGACGCCGGGGCCGACACGGTCATGGATCTTTCCATCGCCGGAGACCTGGACGCCATCCGCGCGGGCATGCTCAAGGCCTGCCCCCTGCCCCTGGGCACGGTGCCCATGTATGCCGTGGGCCAGCAGATCCTGGACGCCGAGCGTGACATCAGCAGCATGCAGCCCGACGACCTTTTTGCGGAAATTGAAAAACAGGCCCGCCAGGGCGTGGATTTCATCACCGTGCACTGCGGGCTTTCCCGGCGCGGCGCGGAACTGGCCGTGAAAGACAACCGCGTGCTGGGCATCGTCTCGCGCGGCGGCTCCATGCTGGCCCGCTGGATGCTGGAAAACAACCGTGAAAATCCCCTGCTGGAATATTTCGACCGCCTGCTGGAGCTCTGCCTGCCCTACAACGTCACCCTGTCGCTGGGCGACGGCCTGCGCCCCGGCGCGGGCGTGGACGCGGGCGACGCGGCCCAGTGGGAGGAAGTGATCAATCTGGGCCAGCTGGCCAAATACGCGCTGGAAAAGGGCGTGCAGTGCATGATCGAGGGTCCGGGCCATGTGCCGCTGAACCAGGTGCGCACCCAGATTCAGGGCATCAAGCGCCTGACCAACAACGCGCCCCTGTATGTGCTGGGACCGCTGTGCTGCGACAGCGCGCCCGGCTACGATCACATTGCCGGGGCTATCGGCGGCGCTCTGGGCGTGGAAGCGGGCGTGGACTTTCTCTGCTACCTGACTCCGGCCGAGCATCTGACCCTGCCGGATGTGGACGACGTGCGCGCCGGGGTGATGGCTTCGCGCGTGGCCGCCCATGTGGGCGAAGTGGCTCTGGGCCGTCCCAGGGCCGTGGAACGCGAGGCGGCCATGAACGCGGCCCGCAAGGCCCTGGACTGGGAGGGCATGTCCAAGGCCGCTCTGGACCCGGACCAGCTCGCCAAACGCCGCGAGGCGCACAAGAGCGAGGAAGTCTGCGCCATGTGCGGGAAGTTCTGCTCGGTGAAAATGCTGCGCGGGCATTAG
- a CDS encoding potassium channel family protein — protein MPEKKLEIGIIGLGKFGLRMATTLVSLGHTVVGIDMSEARVQLAEEALNSVYKADATNISVLRSLHMQDLDWVVISVGQSVEQSLNVTLNVQELGGPKILVKASNEEHRKILQRLHVDRALVPETDAAVMAAHQLTYPGMLDLIPKYGGIAIQELRVEQWDGKTLVDLNLMQRFNVMVMGIRPVGEHSFIFVPPARTVLHSGDTLVVAGRADSMGDLQP, from the coding sequence ATGCCGGAAAAGAAACTGGAAATCGGGATCATCGGCCTCGGCAAGTTCGGCCTGCGCATGGCCACCACCCTGGTTTCCCTGGGGCATACCGTGGTGGGCATCGACATGTCCGAAGCCCGCGTGCAGCTGGCCGAGGAAGCCCTCAATTCGGTCTACAAGGCCGACGCCACCAATATCAGCGTGCTGCGTTCCCTGCACATGCAGGATCTGGACTGGGTGGTGATCAGCGTGGGGCAGAGCGTGGAACAGTCCCTGAACGTCACGCTCAACGTGCAGGAGCTGGGCGGCCCCAAGATTCTGGTCAAGGCCTCCAATGAGGAGCACCGCAAGATTCTCCAGCGCCTGCACGTGGACCGCGCTCTGGTGCCGGAAACCGACGCCGCGGTCATGGCCGCCCACCAGCTCACCTATCCGGGCATGCTGGACCTGATTCCCAAATACGGCGGCATCGCCATTCAGGAATTGCGCGTGGAGCAGTGGGACGGCAAAACCCTGGTGGACCTCAATCTGATGCAGCGCTTCAACGTGATGGTCATGGGCATCCGCCCGGTGGGGGAGCATTCCTTCATCTTCGTGCCCCCGGCGCGCACGGTGCTGCACAGCGGCGACACCCTGGTGGTGGCCGGGCGGGCGGATTCCATGGGCGATCTGCAGCCCTGA
- a CDS encoding amidohydrolase, which produces MNCCEKRLYYNGRIVTLDAEDSRADAVLVAGDRIEAVGGAAELRGLGGPRLRETDLDGLVVYPGFIDTHSHPDLLAAWAPYAYCGGTADLASALDILRRHDQLHDLPIPMGYGFDDTAIAERRGPDLAEMDALFPDKPAVLLHISIHAAYINSRMYDLLGIPLDRPSDNIDIVCENGRPNGLVTEGAALAALDKLPPVTPESLKRGLLAAVDHYNAQGFTACIGGGAGLGGLTPHMLGAALADLEREGSLRLHLHLPVYADRFEQALESGLLDGAGSPLLRFHGIKLLTDGSIQAYTAAVPEGYHSRPEIRPATIIPQDELEALVFKAHSAGQQAVIHGNGNGAIEAAIQAVEKAQARFPRADPRHLLIHCQMASDAQLARMKAAGLWPSFFGLHVWNWGDRHHDVFLGPERAARIDPCGSAVRLGLPFSLHADTPVLPQMTMQSIHTAVNRRTRAGRLLGADQRVSVLDALRAYTTYAAAMCFEERNRGSIEPGKAADFTLLDADPRAVPPEEIRDVKIVSVISMGRPARGCLKD; this is translated from the coding sequence ATGAACTGTTGCGAAAAAAGGCTGTATTACAACGGCCGCATCGTCACGCTGGACGCGGAGGACAGCCGGGCCGATGCGGTTCTGGTGGCGGGCGACCGCATTGAGGCTGTAGGCGGGGCGGCGGAGTTGCGCGGCCTGGGCGGACCGCGCCTGCGGGAAACGGACCTGGACGGTCTCGTCGTCTATCCCGGCTTCATCGACACGCACAGCCACCCTGACCTGCTCGCCGCCTGGGCTCCCTACGCCTACTGCGGCGGCACAGCCGACCTGGCCTCGGCTCTGGACATTCTGCGCCGCCATGATCAGCTCCACGACCTGCCCATTCCCATGGGCTACGGCTTTGACGACACCGCCATTGCCGAGCGGCGCGGCCCGGACCTGGCCGAGATGGACGCGCTTTTTCCGGACAAGCCCGCCGTGCTGCTGCACATCTCCATCCACGCGGCCTACATCAACAGCCGCATGTACGACCTGCTGGGCATTCCCCTGGACCGGCCCTCGGACAATATCGACATCGTCTGCGAAAACGGCCGTCCCAACGGCCTGGTCACCGAAGGCGCGGCCCTGGCGGCACTGGACAAACTGCCGCCCGTGACACCCGAAAGCCTGAAGCGGGGGCTGCTCGCCGCGGTGGACCACTACAACGCCCAGGGCTTCACGGCCTGCATCGGCGGCGGCGCGGGCCTGGGCGGCCTCACGCCCCACATGCTCGGCGCGGCGCTGGCCGATCTGGAACGGGAAGGCAGCCTGCGCCTCCATCTGCATCTGCCCGTATACGCGGACCGGTTCGAGCAGGCGCTGGAAAGCGGCCTGCTGGACGGCGCCGGTTCGCCCCTGCTGCGCTTCCACGGGATCAAACTGCTCACGGACGGCTCCATCCAGGCCTATACCGCCGCCGTGCCCGAAGGCTATCACAGCCGCCCCGAAATACGCCCCGCCACCATCATCCCCCAGGACGAACTGGAGGCCCTGGTCTTCAAGGCTCACAGCGCGGGCCAGCAAGCCGTCATCCACGGCAACGGCAACGGCGCCATCGAGGCCGCCATCCAGGCCGTGGAAAAAGCCCAGGCCCGCTTTCCCCGCGCTGACCCGCGCCATCTGCTCATCCACTGCCAGATGGCCTCGGACGCGCAACTGGCGCGCATGAAGGCCGCGGGCCTGTGGCCCTCCTTCTTCGGCCTGCACGTCTGGAACTGGGGCGACCGCCACCACGACGTCTTTCTCGGGCCGGAACGCGCCGCGCGCATCGACCCCTGCGGCAGCGCCGTGCGCCTGGGTCTTCCCTTTTCACTGCACGCCGACACCCCGGTGCTGCCGCAGATGACCATGCAATCCATCCACACGGCCGTGAACCGGCGCACCCGCGCGGGGCGTCTGCTGGGGGCGGATCAGCGGGTGAGCGTTCTGGACGCCCTGCGCGCCTACACCACATACGCGGCGGCCATGTGCTTCGAGGAGCGGAACAGGGGCAGCATCGAACCCGGCAAAGCGGCCGACTTCACCCTGCTGGACGCCGACCCGCGCGCCGTGCCGCCGGAAGAAATCCGCGACGTCAAAATTGTCTCCGTGATCAGCATGGGCCGCCCGGCCCGGGGTTGTCTGAAGGATTGA
- a CDS encoding sodium:solute symporter family protein — MGWYLGYIIVYFLIMFGIGFYYFLKVKSADDYLIGGWSMGFWPIVGTVISTWCGASVFIGTVGLGFQVGASGYIRFSLASVIFTLILILAFGRALRRQRLYTLADLFGQRFGVRVGIIPSLLSAVVYSIPTTAMQYLAMSTIWSACFGMEIHAALILSAVLVLAFTVLGGLPGTIVTDALQAVLIVAGIIILAVAAVSLAGGMGPMLAATPPEFLSPSGPYGAKEVAMFFISVGPFYLVWQSSWQRIFAAKSEKVSLNANTLGVLICCGVFVCPILIGLSARQFLPADINPDLIFSTVTRDLLPPYVGGLIYCALLAALVTGADSFILQGSSNLTHDFYRQLINPKADNKRLMLVSRLTVALVALAALWVAFNFTGIIAIYQWALRLTATTIVLPFLATMLWRRLTRAGVLAGMLGGLISTLVWPYLGISFDQTLFGFIFSALGVFGVSLVTRHHPEEHVAAVLWEDLPTATQR, encoded by the coding sequence ATGGGTTGGTATCTCGGCTATATCATCGTCTACTTCCTGATTATGTTCGGCATCGGCTTTTACTATTTCCTGAAAGTGAAGAGCGCCGACGACTATCTCATCGGCGGCTGGAGCATGGGTTTCTGGCCCATTGTGGGCACGGTGATCAGCACCTGGTGCGGCGCGTCGGTCTTTATCGGCACCGTGGGTCTGGGTTTCCAGGTGGGCGCGTCGGGCTACATCCGCTTCAGCCTGGCCAGCGTCATCTTCACCCTCATCCTGATCCTGGCCTTCGGCCGGGCTCTGCGCCGCCAGCGCCTCTATACCCTGGCCGATCTTTTCGGACAGCGTTTCGGCGTGCGCGTGGGCATCATCCCCTCCCTGCTCTCGGCCGTGGTTTACTCCATCCCCACCACCGCCATGCAGTATCTGGCCATGTCCACCATCTGGTCAGCCTGCTTCGGCATGGAAATACACGCCGCGCTGATCCTCTCGGCGGTGCTGGTGCTGGCCTTCACCGTACTGGGCGGCCTGCCCGGCACCATCGTCACCGACGCCCTGCAGGCCGTGCTGATTGTCGCGGGCATCATCATCCTGGCCGTGGCCGCCGTGAGTCTGGCCGGAGGCATGGGCCCCATGCTGGCCGCCACCCCGCCGGAATTCCTCTCACCCTCCGGGCCATACGGCGCGAAAGAAGTGGCCATGTTCTTCATTTCGGTGGGCCCCTTCTATCTGGTCTGGCAGTCCTCCTGGCAGCGCATCTTCGCCGCCAAGTCCGAAAAGGTCTCCCTCAACGCCAACACCCTGGGCGTGCTGATCTGCTGCGGCGTCTTTGTCTGCCCCATTCTCATCGGCCTGTCCGCCCGGCAGTTCCTGCCCGCGGACATCAACCCGGACCTGATCTTTTCCACGGTAACCCGCGATCTGCTGCCCCCCTATGTGGGCGGCCTGATTTACTGCGCCCTGCTCGCCGCTCTGGTGACCGGGGCCGACTCCTTCATTCTGCAGGGCTCGTCCAACCTGACCCATGACTTCTACCGCCAGCTCATCAACCCCAAGGCCGACAACAAGCGGCTCATGCTGGTTTCGCGCCTCACCGTGGCGCTGGTGGCCCTGGCCGCCCTGTGGGTGGCCTTCAATTTCACGGGCATCATCGCCATCTACCAGTGGGCGCTACGCCTGACGGCCACCACCATCGTGCTGCCCTTCCTGGCCACCATGCTCTGGCGCCGCCTCACCCGCGCCGGGGTGCTGGCGGGCATGCTGGGCGGCCTTATCTCCACCCTGGTCTGGCCCTATCTGGGCATCTCTTTTGACCAAACCCTGTTCGGCTTCATTTTCAGCGCGCTGGGCGTGTTCGGCGTGAGCCTGGTCACCCGGCACCACCCCGAGGAACATGTGGCCGCCGTGCTCTGGGAAGATCTGCCCACCGCCACGCAGCGCTGA
- a CDS encoding response regulator, protein MAVTRPAKTFSQTERRRILLGAGALCLGILALAAFSCWNFSVLLADQARSHAVRLTHLSISKDLALRAWVSDIGGIYAPVTPGTPPNPWLPPKNRDFTLPDGITVTRINPAYAFRLVQERWMEASTGRGRLVSLKPIRPDNRADPWEAAALEELIRTGGEEKLSLEKTDGQERIRLIHALRAKQQCLTCHSAREHKEGDVLGGLSVSPPLEEMARMHDVLSGKITLVHLLFALLCMLGVVWFSVKLLRRIDQRDKAQNELQRLADDLEQRVDERTRQLHASEAHSLRLLNATSDGIIGVDTGGNISFANRAAQNMLGYAENELIGRNLHETLHPFCPDGSHNPRESCTLCRARLGSDEMRFTLESFLHKSGDIVLVSGSIAPILEENAATGSILAFHDVGEAYKSELWQRIIFDSAGEAFFIWDEKRKLQSCNAAAVKWLGASSKEEVLARIKEFQPTVQEDGTTTLQALEDIFSLCDQKGMVHTSWTCRHADGTLLPCEAVLVRLTSPLGLGYFASLHDLRKIRAYENILENERQLLSAVVKAAPSAMLICSGEDKARMFNPSAQRLAGLAAGEDCSGIWADYQAYRDFCAEARQGRPTVNAPMTIRRLDAPDGPLLETLTSVSPVNYRGNPALLIWLQDITELNAARLAAEASTRAKSDFLARMSHEIRTPMNAILGMTHLLLQTRVDDRQKHYLESTRQAARNLLGLLNDILDFSKIEADRMTMENEPFLLSEILENLADLLSFSAAGKGLELLFDVAPDVPYMLVGDKLRFSQVLTNLANNALKFTSHGSVTVSVRLLDKDAQQARLQVDVRDTGIGLTREQTGLLFQPFQQVDTSTTRRYGGTGLGLAICQRLVSMMGGRIWVESEAGAGSTFSFTAVFGLTDEAMADPAPPELRGRRVLLATGSAAARGVLERLLDGLNMTAHSVDSAAAALDAARAAQAEGAPFDLALVDQNLPEEDGQNCVAALGRLSGGALPRLLLVPAFNAGRRHETPGADRNTRVLSKPVWRASLHNAIVEALGLDRALIPVRGARDQDEPADMRSMAGAHILLAEDNEINQEVASNLLEALGMRVTLAKDGAEAVELCRRQPFDLIFMDIQMPVMDGLTATRRIRALPGVGPAFPPIIAMTAHAMSGDRERSLEAGMNDHITKPIDPQVLSLKLRLWLGRGGAQGGA, encoded by the coding sequence ATGGCCGTTACGCGCCCAGCCAAGACATTCTCCCAGACGGAACGCCGTCGCATCCTGCTGGGTGCGGGAGCCCTCTGTCTGGGCATTCTGGCTCTGGCCGCTTTTTCCTGCTGGAACTTTTCCGTTCTGCTCGCCGATCAGGCCCGCAGCCACGCCGTCAGGCTGACCCATCTGTCCATCAGCAAGGATCTGGCCCTGCGCGCCTGGGTGTCCGATATCGGCGGCATTTACGCGCCCGTGACCCCCGGCACGCCTCCCAATCCCTGGCTGCCTCCGAAAAACCGCGATTTCACCTTGCCTGACGGCATCACCGTCACCCGCATCAACCCGGCCTATGCCTTCCGGCTGGTGCAGGAACGCTGGATGGAAGCCTCCACCGGCCGGGGACGGCTGGTCAGCCTCAAGCCCATCCGGCCCGATAACCGGGCCGACCCGTGGGAAGCGGCCGCCCTGGAGGAGTTGATCCGGACCGGCGGCGAGGAAAAACTCAGCCTGGAAAAAACGGACGGACAGGAGCGCATCCGCCTGATCCACGCTCTGCGGGCCAAACAGCAATGCCTGACCTGCCACTCGGCGCGGGAGCACAAGGAGGGCGACGTGCTCGGCGGGCTCAGCGTCAGCCCGCCGCTGGAAGAAATGGCCCGCATGCACGATGTGCTGAGCGGCAAAATCACCCTTGTGCACCTTCTCTTCGCCCTGCTCTGCATGCTGGGCGTGGTCTGGTTCAGCGTGAAACTGCTGCGGCGCATCGACCAGCGCGACAAGGCGCAAAATGAACTTCAGCGGCTGGCCGACGATCTGGAACAGCGCGTGGACGAACGCACCCGCCAGTTGCACGCCTCCGAGGCGCACAGCCTGCGCCTGCTCAACGCCACCAGCGACGGCATCATCGGCGTGGATACCGGAGGAAACATCAGTTTTGCCAACCGCGCCGCCCAGAATATGCTGGGCTATGCGGAAAACGAGCTGATCGGCAGAAACCTGCACGAAACCCTGCATCCGTTCTGTCCGGACGGCTCGCACAATCCGCGCGAAAGCTGCACGCTTTGCCGGGCGCGGCTGGGCTCGGACGAAATGCGCTTCACTCTGGAATCCTTTCTGCACAAAAGCGGCGACATCGTCCTGGTCAGCGGCAGCATCGCGCCCATTCTGGAAGAGAACGCGGCCACCGGCTCCATCCTGGCTTTCCACGACGTCGGCGAGGCCTACAAAAGCGAACTGTGGCAGCGCATCATTTTTGACAGCGCCGGAGAAGCCTTTTTCATCTGGGATGAAAAGCGCAAGCTTCAGTCCTGCAACGCAGCGGCGGTCAAATGGCTGGGCGCGTCCTCCAAGGAAGAGGTGCTGGCGCGCATCAAGGAATTTCAGCCGACCGTGCAGGAGGACGGCACGACCACGCTTCAGGCCCTGGAGGATATTTTTTCCCTCTGCGACCAAAAGGGCATGGTGCACACGAGCTGGACATGCCGCCACGCCGACGGCACACTTCTGCCCTGCGAGGCGGTGCTGGTGCGGCTGACCTCCCCCCTGGGCCTGGGCTACTTCGCCTCGCTGCACGATCTGCGCAAAATCCGCGCCTATGAAAACATTCTGGAAAACGAGCGGCAGCTTCTGAGCGCCGTGGTGAAGGCCGCGCCCTCGGCCATGCTGATCTGCTCCGGCGAGGACAAGGCGCGCATGTTCAATCCCTCGGCGCAACGGCTGGCGGGCCTGGCCGCCGGGGAGGACTGCTCGGGCATCTGGGCGGATTACCAGGCCTATCGCGATTTCTGCGCCGAAGCCCGGCAGGGCCGGCCGACGGTCAACGCGCCCATGACCATCCGCCGCCTGGACGCTCCGGACGGCCCGCTTCTGGAAACCCTGACCAGCGTCAGTCCCGTCAACTACCGGGGCAATCCGGCCCTGCTGATCTGGCTTCAGGACATCACCGAACTCAATGCCGCACGCCTGGCGGCGGAGGCCTCCACCCGCGCCAAAAGCGACTTTCTGGCGCGCATGAGCCACGAAATCCGCACGCCCATGAACGCCATTCTGGGCATGACCCACCTGCTGCTCCAGACCCGCGTGGACGACCGCCAGAAACACTATCTGGAAAGCACCCGGCAGGCCGCGCGCAATCTGCTGGGCCTGCTCAACGACATTCTCGATTTCTCCAAGATCGAAGCCGACCGCATGACCATGGAAAACGAGCCCTTCCTGCTCTCGGAAATACTGGAAAACCTTGCGGATCTGCTTAGTTTCAGCGCTGCGGGGAAAGGCCTGGAGCTGCTCTTCGATGTGGCGCCGGACGTGCCTTACATGCTGGTGGGCGACAAATTGCGTTTTTCGCAGGTGCTGACCAATCTGGCCAACAACGCCCTCAAATTCACCAGCCATGGTTCGGTGACGGTCAGCGTGCGCCTTCTGGACAAAGACGCCCAACAGGCCCGCCTGCAGGTGGATGTGCGCGACACGGGCATAGGCCTGACCAGGGAACAGACCGGCTTGCTTTTCCAGCCCTTCCAGCAGGTGGACACTTCCACGACCCGGCGCTATGGCGGCACCGGTCTGGGTCTTGCCATCTGCCAGCGGCTGGTGAGCATGATGGGCGGCCGCATCTGGGTGGAGAGCGAAGCGGGCGCGGGCAGCACGTTCAGCTTTACCGCCGTCTTCGGCCTGACGGACGAGGCCATGGCGGATCCGGCCCCGCCGGAACTGCGCGGCAGACGCGTCCTGCTGGCCACGGGCTCGGCAGCGGCCCGCGGCGTGCTGGAACGCCTGCTGGACGGCCTGAACATGACGGCGCATTCCGTGGATTCCGCCGCGGCGGCGCTGGATGCGGCCCGGGCGGCCCAAGCGGAGGGCGCGCCCTTTGATCTGGCCCTTGTGGACCAGAACCTGCCGGAAGAAGACGGCCAGAACTGTGTCGCGGCCCTGGGCCGGCTCAGCGGCGGCGCGCTGCCCCGGCTGCTGCTGGTTCCGGCCTTCAATGCGGGCCGGCGTCACGAAACGCCGGGGGCGGACCGCAATACACGCGTTCTCTCCAAGCCGGTCTGGCGCGCCTCGCTGCACAACGCCATTGTGGAAGCCCTGGGGCTTGACCGCGCTCTCATCCCCGTACGCGGGGCCAGAGACCAGGATGAGCCCGCCGACATGCGCTCCATGGCGGGCGCGCACATCCTGCTGGCCGAAGACAATGAAATCAACCAGGAAGTGGCCTCCAATCTTCTGGAGGCCCTGGGCATGCGGGTCACCCTGGCCAAGGACGGGGCCGAGGCCGTGGAACTGTGCCGCCGACAGCCCTTTGACCTGATCTTCATGGACATCCAGATGCCGGTCATGGACGGTCTGACCGCCACCCGGCGCATCCGCGCGTTGCCGGGCGTTGGCCCCGCGTTTCCGCCGATCATCGCCATGACGGCCCACGCCATGAGCGGCGACCGTGAAAGAAGCCTGGAAGCGGGTATGAACGACCATATCACCAAGCCCATTGATCCGCAGGTGCTCAGCCTGAAACTGCGCCTCTGGCTGGGCCGCGGGGGCGCGCAGGGCGGGGCGTAG
- a CDS encoding TrkH family potassium uptake protein, with amino-acid sequence MQRKRLFSPLTWPVFSFLGAIAVGTALLCLPPSWHPGRELQTLDACFLATSAVCVTGLTPVDISSVLSPFGQGVLLFLIQLGGLGVMTYTSIIFLLWRSSVPFTSREAVSQALLGGDFNLAAFLRQVLALVFGIEALAAVLLYLHDPHFFHPFSAVFHAVSAFCNAGFALSPDNLMPFRDDPVVNLVIAGSVILGGIGFAVLRELLGLLSGGRLGAPVRRLSRFSRLVVKTSLFLIVVGTVLIFCIEFFRAGNEQSVGDGFDLAITSFFQSVIARTAGFNSVDMAALSEASLMVLMALMFIGAGPGSCAGGIKVVTFRVLAGYVAAQFRGDRQIVLEQRGVPREIVTRALTLFFLYSMLIAVSTFLLSITENGILHRTGREGVSMLRLLFETVSALGTVGLSVNLTPDLSAEGKMIIIFNMFAGRVGLLSLLMAVQSLQPRKAYTVAEAQLPIG; translated from the coding sequence ATGCAGCGCAAGCGTTTGTTCAGCCCCCTTACCTGGCCGGTCTTTTCCTTTCTGGGGGCCATTGCCGTGGGCACGGCGCTGCTCTGCCTGCCGCCGAGCTGGCATCCGGGCAGGGAACTGCAAACCCTGGACGCCTGTTTTCTGGCTACCTCGGCGGTCTGCGTCACCGGCCTCACGCCCGTGGACATCAGCTCCGTGCTCAGCCCCTTCGGCCAAGGCGTGCTGCTTTTTCTGATCCAGTTGGGCGGCCTCGGCGTCATGACCTACACGAGCATCATCTTCCTGCTCTGGCGCAGTTCTGTCCCCTTCACCAGCCGCGAGGCGGTCAGCCAGGCCCTGCTGGGCGGCGACTTCAATCTGGCGGCCTTTCTGCGCCAGGTGCTGGCCCTGGTTTTCGGCATCGAAGCTCTGGCCGCCGTGCTGCTCTACCTGCACGATCCCCACTTCTTCCACCCCTTCAGCGCGGTGTTCCACGCGGTTTCGGCCTTCTGCAACGCGGGCTTCGCCCTGAGCCCCGACAATCTGATGCCCTTCCGCGACGACCCGGTGGTCAATCTGGTCATCGCGGGCAGCGTCATTCTGGGCGGCATCGGCTTCGCCGTGCTGCGAGAGTTGCTGGGCCTGCTCAGCGGCGGCAGGCTGGGCGCGCCGGTGCGCCGCCTGAGCCGTTTCAGCCGCCTGGTCGTCAAGACCAGCCTGTTTCTGATTGTGGTCGGCACGGTGCTGATTTTCTGCATTGAATTCTTCCGTGCTGGCAATGAGCAGAGCGTGGGCGACGGCTTCGACCTTGCCATCACCTCCTTTTTCCAGTCCGTGATCGCCCGCACCGCGGGCTTCAACAGCGTGGACATGGCCGCCCTGAGCGAGGCGAGCCTTATGGTGCTCATGGCCCTGATGTTCATCGGCGCGGGGCCGGGTTCCTGCGCGGGCGGCATCAAGGTGGTGACCTTCCGGGTGCTGGCGGGATACGTGGCCGCCCAGTTTCGCGGCGACCGCCAGATCGTGCTGGAACAGCGCGGCGTGCCCAGGGAAATCGTCACCCGCGCCCTGACCCTCTTTTTTCTCTATTCCATGCTCATCGCGGTTTCCACCTTTCTGCTGAGCATCACGGAAAACGGCATCCTGCACCGCACCGGGCGCGAGGGCGTGAGCATGCTGCGCCTGCTTTTCGAGACGGTGTCCGCTCTGGGCACGGTGGGCCTGTCCGTTAATCTGACCCCGGATTTGAGCGCGGAAGGAAAGATGATTATCATCTTCAACATGTTCGCCGGGCGGGTGGGCCTGCTCAGCCTGCTCATGGCCGTGCAGAGCCTGCAGCCCCGGAAGGCGTATACCGTCGCCGAGGCCCAGCTCCCCATCGGTTAG